The genomic interval TGCGGGCGTGAACGCCGCCGAGTACGCGACGTGGGGACTGCTGGACGCCGCCGAGTCCGCGGGCGTCGGCGACGAGGCCGAGCGAATCATCAGCGAGTACGAACGCGAGGGCGCGAAAACGGCCGAACGCCTCCCGTTGGCGGACGAACTCGCCGGGAGCGACGTTCCCGTGGCGGTGTGTTCGCTGAACTGCGAGGCCGCCTGCCGGGTCGCCCTCTCGCGCCACGGCCTGCTCGACAGCGTCGAAACCGTCGTCGGCCGGGATTCGGTCGCGGAGCGCAAACCTCACCCGGAGCCGCTGCGGGCGGCGGTGCGCGCGCTCGGCGTTCCCCCGGAGCGCGTGGTGTTCGTCGGTGACGCCGAACGCGACGAGGAGACCGCTCGCCGCGCGGGCACCGACTTCCGTTACGTCGAGGACTGAAGCGCTTGCTTTCGCGCGTAGAAGAAGACGGGGACGGCGGTGAGAATCCAGACGACAGCGCCGACCCGTACGGCGAACATCGCCATCGACGCCCACGTTCTGAGGTCGGTGAACACGGAGAGCAGCGCGACGACGGGCGCGCCGACGACGATGGTGAGGACGAACGTCGTCTGCATCACCCACGCGTAATCCACGCCCTCGGTCTCGTGCGTCTCGACGCGCTCTGGCACACTCCTATTCTCGACGCGTGCCCGCATAAACCCCGCTCTTCCGGTTCGGAAACGCTTACCGGCCTGCTCGCGCATCTCGACGTATGCCGACCGTTCAGGACATCCGTCGGAAGGCGGGCGACGAGCCGATAACCATGCTCACGGCGTACGACGCGCCCACCGCGGCCGCCGTCGAAGCCGCGGGTCTCGACATGGTGCTCGTCGGGGACAGCATGGGGAACGCCGTGATGGGCTACGACTCCACGCTCCCCGTGACGATGGACGACGTGGTCAGTCGAACCGGCGCGGTCGCGCGCGCGACCGAGGACACGCTCGTCGTCGCCGACATGCCATTCCTCAGTTTCGGCGCGAGCGAGGAGGCGAGCGTCGAGAACGCCGGCCGCCTCCTCAAGGACGCGGGCGCGCAGGCCGTGAAACTCGAATGCGGAGAGCACACCGTCGAACTGACCGACACCCTCACCTCGCTCGGCATCCCCGTGATGGCTCACCTCGGCCTCACCCCCCAGCACGTCAACCAACTCGGCGGCTACACCCGCCAGGGAACCACCGAGGACACCGCGAGCGAAATCCTCCGCCTCGCCGAAGCCCACGCGGACGCCGGCGCGTTCAGCCTCGTCCTCGAACACGTCCCCGCGAACGTCGCCGCCCAAATCACCGACGCCATCGACATCCCCACCATCGGCATCGGTGCCGGCCCCGACACCGACGGCCAGGTGCTCGTCGTCACCGACGTGCTCGGGATGACCGACTGGAGTCCGCCCTTCGCCAAACAGTACGGCGACCTCAAGGCGGAGATGGAGTCCGCCATCGCCGAGTACAAGCAGGACGTCGAGA from Salarchaeum japonicum carries:
- a CDS encoding HAD family hydrolase, translated to MDGVVYDLDGTLVSLPVDWRAVTADVRALLDAAGVNAAEYATWGLLDAAESAGVGDEAERIISEYEREGAKTAERLPLADELAGSDVPVAVCSLNCEAACRVALSRHGLLDSVETVVGRDSVAERKPHPEPLRAAVRALGVPPERVVFVGDAERDEETARRAGTDFRYVED
- a CDS encoding DUF5822 domain-containing protein; amino-acid sequence: MPERVETHETEGVDYAWVMQTTFVLTIVVGAPVVALLSVFTDLRTWASMAMFAVRVGAVVWILTAVPVFFYARKQALQSST
- the panB gene encoding 3-methyl-2-oxobutanoate hydroxymethyltransferase, which encodes MPTVQDIRRKAGDEPITMLTAYDAPTAAAVEAAGLDMVLVGDSMGNAVMGYDSTLPVTMDDVVSRTGAVARATEDTLVVADMPFLSFGASEEASVENAGRLLKDAGAQAVKLECGEHTVELTDTLTSLGIPVMAHLGLTPQHVNQLGGYTRQGTTEDTASEILRLAEAHADAGAFSLVLEHVPANVAAQITDAIDIPTIGIGAGPDTDGQVLVVTDVLGMTDWSPPFAKQYGDLKAEMESAIAEYKQDVENGDFPASEHSHTADDLDDLY